The genomic DNA CGTCGTCGACAAGAAGAATGCGCTTGCCGGCGACAGTTTCCTTCTGGACGCAAACGATGTCGGGCCGATTGGCGCGGCGCTCGGCGAGATTCTTGGTGCGCGACTGGCTCGGGCCGAGGTGCGGCCGGCGAAGGGCGTCGACGACAGGAATGCGCCCCTGGACGATGCGCTCCGCCAGGAGGCGCGCCTGATTGAAGCCGCGTTGGCGCTGGCGCGCGGGGCTCAGCGGAACGGGGACCGCCAGCTGCGCCCCGTCCCACCGGCCGTCCAGCGCCGCTGCCGCGAATTCGCCCAGAGGGCGCGCGAGGTGGCGCTCGCGCCGAAACTTGAGCCGGTGCAGCAGACCGCGCAACGGCTCCT from Clostridia bacterium includes the following:
- a CDS encoding ComF family protein; translation: MRGLLHRLKFRRERHLARPLGEFAAAALDGRWDGAQLAVPVPLSPARQRQRGFNQARLLAERIVQGRIPVVDALRRPHLGPSQSRTKNLAERRANRPDIVCVQKETVAGKRILLVDDVFTTGVTMTACAEALLEAGARSVVAAVLCRDL